A genomic window from Candidatus Pelagisphaera phototrophica includes:
- a CDS encoding helix-turn-helix domain-containing protein, giving the protein MSENTTFELIAKRAGVGKPTVSLALRNSPELLEKTRLRIQDVARELGYKPNPLELADPDIQNPKLLNVILNGDPALFREQLVFRAGVLEVHLL; this is encoded by the coding sequence ATGTCGGAGAACACTACCTTCGAATTGATCGCCAAGAGAGCGGGTGTCGGAAAGCCGACCGTTTCGCTCGCGTTGAGGAATAGCCCCGAATTGTTGGAGAAAACGCGACTGAGGATTCAGGACGTCGCCCGCGAGCTGGGATATAAACCGAATCCATTAGAGCTCGCGGATCCGGATATTCAGAATCCAAAACTCCTGAACGTGATCCTGAATGGCGATCCAGCCCTTTTTAGGGAGCAGCTTGTCTTTCGGGCGGGCGTTCTGGAGGTTCACTTGCTCTAG
- a CDS encoding PQQ-dependent sugar dehydrogenase, producing MPFSALLPSLIIALTIVLPRSLGHDEQKKPARSGEAIYQTYCATCHGLNFEGGKAQSLIKEIWQFGSQRYAMRDHVNFGIPTVGMPAFGAALTSEEVDNVLDFVVSKQGVEPTANPSARREVPKKVETELNTLEVEVLVSEGLDIPTGIEFVDDRRALITERAGGMHWLIDGKLDPKEIQGLPPTWYFRDAGMLDLALHPEYEDDNNGWVYIANSHPLGDSKDRKAPAMLQIIRGRVNDYDWIDHEVIFSIPRNDYTVSSIHFGTRILFDKKGYLYFSTGDKGVPENSQDLFSAQGKIHRLHDDGTIPQDNPFYNHPTDYKSIYTYGNRNPQGIDQHPATGEIWATEHGPMGGDELNVVRPGLNHGWPITTYGKNHDGTIISDKTEYPGVTPPIHYWVPSIATCPIAFVSSKLFPEWENQLLLGALKYQEIRRLVIEDDKVIKEETLFQGYGRVRELKFSPDGALYALTNNPDQLLRFSPKK from the coding sequence ATGCCTTTTTCTGCTCTCTTGCCATCACTTATTATTGCACTGACGATCGTTCTTCCACGCTCCTTAGGCCATGATGAGCAGAAAAAGCCTGCCCGTTCTGGAGAAGCTATTTACCAAACGTATTGTGCCACATGCCATGGTTTGAACTTCGAGGGAGGCAAGGCGCAGTCCCTTATCAAGGAGATCTGGCAATTCGGTAGCCAGCGCTACGCAATGCGCGACCATGTGAATTTTGGAATTCCGACAGTTGGCATGCCAGCTTTCGGAGCAGCTCTAACCAGCGAGGAGGTAGACAACGTGCTCGACTTCGTGGTTTCGAAGCAGGGGGTTGAGCCTACTGCCAATCCGTCTGCTCGAAGAGAAGTACCAAAGAAAGTCGAAACCGAGCTCAATACGCTAGAGGTAGAAGTTCTCGTCTCAGAAGGATTAGATATCCCAACGGGTATCGAATTCGTAGACGACCGCCGAGCACTCATTACTGAGCGGGCGGGCGGAATGCACTGGCTCATTGATGGCAAGCTGGACCCCAAAGAAATTCAGGGCCTGCCGCCTACCTGGTATTTTAGGGATGCCGGTATGCTGGATTTAGCTCTGCATCCAGAATACGAGGACGATAATAATGGATGGGTCTACATCGCCAATAGCCACCCTCTAGGAGATTCCAAGGATCGTAAAGCCCCGGCCATGCTTCAGATTATTCGAGGACGTGTAAACGATTACGATTGGATTGACCATGAGGTTATCTTCTCCATTCCCCGGAATGACTACACTGTTTCGAGTATTCATTTCGGAACTCGTATTCTCTTTGACAAAAAGGGGTATTTGTATTTCTCGACTGGGGACAAAGGGGTACCGGAAAACTCGCAAGACCTTTTTAGTGCCCAAGGCAAGATCCACCGCCTTCACGACGACGGTACCATACCGCAAGATAATCCTTTTTATAATCACCCCACCGATTACAAGAGCATTTATACGTACGGAAACCGTAACCCACAAGGCATAGACCAGCATCCTGCGACTGGGGAGATCTGGGCTACTGAACACGGACCGATGGGAGGCGACGAATTAAATGTCGTTCGTCCTGGTTTAAATCATGGATGGCCAATCACAACCTACGGCAAGAACCATGATGGAACCATAATTTCAGATAAAACCGAATACCCAGGTGTTACGCCTCCGATTCATTATTGGGTGCCGTCAATAGCTACTTGCCCCATTGCCTTCGTCAGCAGCAAGCTCTTTCCTGAATGGGAGAATCAGCTATTACTTGGTGCTCTGAAATATCAAGAAATTCGTCGCCTTGTGATCGAGGACGACAAAGTCATTAAAGAGGAAACTCTTTTTCAAGGCTACGGTCGCGTACGCGAACTAAAGTTTAGTCCCGATGGAGCCCTGTATGCTCTCACTAATAATCCTGATCAGTTGCTCCGCTTTAGTCCGAAAAAGTAG
- a CDS encoding tetratricopeptide repeat protein: MSLQRQLGRMYYNGDSVPQDYKKAFAWCTKAAEQGDSESQYKLGRMYDRGVGVLQDQIKPHVWYSFAGANGNETGITYRDRLAKKMTSDQIAEAQKMAREMVEANPKLMGE; encoded by the coding sequence ATTTCGCTACAAAGACAACTTGGCCGTATGTACTACAACGGCGACAGCGTTCCTCAGGATTACAAGAAAGCTTTTGCGTGGTGCACTAAAGCCGCCGAACAAGGCGATAGTGAATCTCAGTACAAACTTGGCCGGATGTATGACAGGGGCGTAGGCGTTCTACAGGACCAAATTAAGCCCCACGTGTGGTACAGTTTTGCTGGGGCTAATGGAAATGAAACTGGCATCACTTATCGAGATAGGCTGGCCAAAAAAATGACCTCCGATCAAATCGCCGAAGCACAGAAAATGGCCCGCGAGATGGTCGAGGCCAACCCAAAGCTGATGGGTGAGTAG
- a CDS encoding PSD1 and planctomycete cytochrome C domain-containing protein: MNLGKMHRLLRYSIASLLLATFVTFGESESPSFSRDIRPILSGKCFKCHGPDPETREADFRLDRRESAIDADVIVPGDPVESWILEVVSTDDPDLRMPPKGDPLSSEEIEKLRAWIADGAAYEAHWAYKSPSVAKRPKVRNRKWPASQFDHYILNRMEGQGLEPAAKAEPAVLLRRLYLDLIGLPPMADDVIAFEANPSAKNYKAHVEKLLQSPRFGEKWASGWLDLARYADSNGYQHDDLRTMWPYRDWVVDAFNDDMPFDQFTIEQLAGDLLPEPSKSQLVATGFNRNVPTNFSGGTKVPEVRANVLHDRVATTGAVWLGLTLECAQCHDHKFDEITQEEYYQLYAFYDKAIPEFDQQGDGMFRKHFTGRDVLVYANEEDREKGQALEIDLALEEERIAALLQRGKDDSSLVVSEEVVLLDFEDPYPFERHVATRPAITSVVEFVPEGGGAFAGKIVAEPVTETKGFFGTGFSFPAKDLSGNSEITFWINTDIASQFNLQVHSGRRQASVFGFSTMDAESEAWTKIVAPLADFKKPAWSTTAVDWTRIDKIQITAQGSGPYEGHYILLDQVLGVASSEKALIEKRVADLRVQLAELQTATMVMQDSEMPSQTHIMLRGDYTAPGAPVEAGVLESLHPLDPELPVNRLGLAQWLVDEENPLTPRVVVNRIWEEIFGRGIVNTPEDFGMQGELPTHPQLLDWLAIQFVEDDWSVKQLIRTIVISSTYQQSSAVAAEKIQSDPQNVWLSRGPRFRLSAELIRDNLLSISRLLSDKMGGPSVYPPQPERLWKEISTADVTNYPTSEGEDRYRRGLYTFLRRGNPNPMFLNFDGSERSVCTVNRDRSNTPVQALNLLNDPSYVEAAYALATWLESMSGDDESKVVAAFRTAVSRKPSEAETAALLELFHKHNSWFSVAQVILNLDETLTKS; the protein is encoded by the coding sequence ATGAATTTGGGAAAGATGCATAGACTTCTTAGATACTCTATTGCTTCCTTACTGTTGGCCACCTTCGTCACTTTCGGAGAATCCGAATCGCCCAGCTTCAGCCGCGATATCCGGCCCATTCTTTCCGGAAAATGCTTTAAGTGCCATGGACCTGATCCGGAAACTAGGGAGGCTGACTTCAGATTAGATCGCCGCGAGTCTGCAATCGATGCCGATGTGATTGTTCCCGGCGATCCCGTTGAAAGTTGGATACTCGAGGTCGTCTCTACTGATGACCCGGACCTGCGCATGCCTCCAAAAGGGGATCCACTAAGTTCGGAAGAAATTGAAAAGCTTAGAGCCTGGATTGCCGACGGGGCCGCGTACGAAGCCCATTGGGCTTATAAAAGCCCTAGCGTGGCTAAACGGCCCAAGGTTCGGAATCGCAAATGGCCTGCTAGTCAGTTTGATCATTACATTTTGAATCGCATGGAAGGGCAGGGTCTTGAACCTGCAGCCAAAGCTGAACCGGCTGTACTATTACGCCGCCTCTACCTCGATTTGATCGGTTTGCCGCCAATGGCAGATGACGTGATCGCGTTCGAGGCGAATCCCTCAGCGAAAAACTACAAAGCGCACGTGGAGAAATTGCTCCAATCACCACGGTTCGGAGAGAAATGGGCGTCAGGGTGGCTAGATCTAGCTCGATACGCCGATTCAAATGGGTACCAGCATGACGACTTGCGAACCATGTGGCCCTATCGCGACTGGGTGGTCGACGCCTTCAACGATGACATGCCTTTCGACCAATTCACCATAGAGCAACTGGCGGGTGATCTACTACCAGAGCCGTCCAAGAGCCAGCTGGTGGCTACCGGATTCAATCGCAATGTCCCTACGAATTTTTCAGGAGGAACTAAGGTGCCCGAGGTTCGTGCCAATGTACTCCATGACCGGGTGGCCACCACCGGGGCTGTCTGGCTAGGGCTTACCTTGGAGTGTGCTCAATGCCACGATCACAAATTCGATGAGATCACCCAAGAGGAGTACTACCAGCTATACGCTTTCTACGACAAGGCTATCCCAGAATTCGACCAACAAGGAGACGGTATGTTTCGCAAACACTTCACGGGTCGCGATGTATTGGTTTACGCAAACGAAGAGGACCGGGAAAAGGGACAGGCGCTTGAAATAGACCTCGCTTTGGAAGAGGAGCGGATCGCTGCTTTGCTTCAACGAGGCAAAGACGACTCAAGTTTGGTAGTCAGTGAAGAAGTAGTCTTGTTGGACTTCGAAGACCCCTATCCCTTTGAAAGGCACGTGGCAACTAGGCCCGCGATCACTTCCGTGGTCGAATTCGTACCAGAAGGTGGAGGAGCGTTTGCCGGCAAAATTGTGGCGGAACCGGTGACGGAGACCAAGGGCTTCTTCGGTACAGGCTTTTCATTTCCAGCCAAAGATCTGTCTGGCAACAGTGAAATTACCTTCTGGATAAATACCGACATCGCTAGTCAGTTCAACCTGCAGGTTCATTCAGGCAGAAGGCAGGCAAGCGTTTTCGGGTTTTCTACGATGGACGCCGAATCTGAAGCTTGGACCAAGATCGTAGCTCCATTGGCCGATTTCAAGAAGCCCGCGTGGTCCACCACAGCGGTGGATTGGACGCGTATCGATAAAATCCAGATCACTGCCCAAGGGAGTGGTCCCTATGAGGGACACTACATTCTGCTGGACCAGGTGTTGGGGGTAGCCTCCTCTGAAAAAGCCTTGATTGAAAAACGTGTAGCGGATCTTCGGGTACAGTTGGCCGAACTGCAAACAGCTACCATGGTTATGCAGGATTCTGAGATGCCCTCCCAGACTCACATAATGTTAAGGGGGGATTACACCGCTCCGGGTGCTCCGGTCGAAGCCGGTGTCCTGGAGAGCTTGCATCCTCTAGATCCTGAATTGCCGGTCAATCGCTTAGGTTTGGCCCAATGGCTAGTTGATGAGGAAAACCCACTCACGCCGCGAGTCGTGGTCAATCGAATCTGGGAGGAGATTTTTGGTCGTGGTATCGTCAATACACCAGAAGATTTCGGAATGCAAGGCGAGCTGCCCACTCATCCACAATTGCTCGACTGGCTGGCGATACAGTTCGTGGAGGATGATTGGTCTGTAAAACAGTTGATAAGAACGATCGTCATCTCATCAACTTATCAGCAGTCTTCAGCGGTTGCGGCTGAAAAGATTCAATCGGATCCGCAAAACGTTTGGCTGTCGAGAGGACCGCGCTTCCGGCTCTCGGCCGAATTGATTCGGGATAATTTGCTGTCCATTTCGAGGCTGTTGTCTGACAAAATGGGCGGTCCATCCGTCTATCCGCCTCAGCCTGAACGATTGTGGAAAGAGATCTCTACTGCTGACGTTACTAATTACCCGACTTCCGAAGGCGAAGATCGCTATCGAAGAGGGCTATACACTTTTTTGCGGCGAGGTAATCCCAATCCCATGTTTCTGAATTTCGATGGTTCGGAGCGCTCCGTTTGCACCGTCAACCGAGACCGCTCCAATACACCTGTCCAGGCTCTCAACTTGCTCAATGATCCGTCTTATGTTGAGGCAGCTTACGCCCTCGCAACTTGGCTCGAATCCATGTCGGGAGATGACGAGAGCAAAGTGGTCGCTGCCTTTCGAACTGCGGTGTCGCGTAAACCTTCCGAAGCCGAAACGGCAGCCTTGCTGGAGCTTTTTCACAAGCACAACTCCTGGTTCTCTGTGGCCCAAGTTATTCTGAATTTAGATGAAACGCTTACCAAGTCATGA
- a CDS encoding 3-keto-disaccharide hydrolase yields MMNAKHLNPRLLTVLFLAFGAFFSGCSEKPEAVSLFDGKSLEGWHAIPRLYVPSNEEFDKIPSGKLKDAVVQFHREHPEAYMRSKVDNLGVWKVEDGAISGGQVPGTVLGAYLMSDKKYRDFDLTFEAHPDFPTDTGIMIRAHEVGTIGFQILLDYRPNGAMGGVYGNGLWNFRAFPFVINGDEQVNFKVTNLREGYLDRPQFKPEYAAPIEDFLEAWKRDDWNTIRVRCVGEIPVIETWINGVRITKFDTAKLGDYIVGFDPEFLTERLGSEGHIALEVHDSPNSRERWAPGAVCRWRNIRITEL; encoded by the coding sequence ATGATGAACGCGAAGCACCTCAACCCTAGATTGCTAACAGTCCTGTTTTTGGCCTTTGGTGCGTTTTTCTCTGGATGTTCGGAAAAGCCCGAAGCGGTTTCCCTGTTCGACGGAAAATCCCTTGAGGGTTGGCATGCCATTCCGCGCCTATACGTTCCCAGTAACGAGGAATTCGATAAGATTCCGTCCGGTAAGTTAAAGGATGCAGTCGTCCAGTTTCACCGCGAGCATCCTGAAGCCTATATGCGTTCTAAAGTCGACAACCTCGGCGTGTGGAAAGTCGAGGATGGAGCAATATCGGGTGGACAGGTCCCGGGGACGGTGCTGGGCGCTTATCTGATGTCCGATAAGAAGTATAGAGACTTCGACCTGACATTCGAAGCCCACCCGGATTTTCCCACCGATACCGGAATTATGATTCGAGCCCATGAAGTGGGAACCATTGGATTCCAGATTTTGCTCGATTACCGCCCTAACGGAGCTATGGGAGGCGTCTACGGAAATGGGCTTTGGAATTTCCGGGCTTTTCCCTTCGTGATCAACGGGGACGAACAAGTGAACTTCAAGGTGACCAATCTTCGGGAAGGATATCTGGACCGGCCGCAATTCAAACCGGAATACGCGGCCCCGATAGAAGACTTTCTTGAGGCATGGAAACGGGATGACTGGAATACCATACGCGTACGTTGCGTAGGCGAAATACCGGTTATTGAAACCTGGATTAATGGAGTTCGCATAACCAAGTTCGATACCGCTAAACTGGGAGACTATATCGTTGGATTCGATCCTGAGTTTTTAACCGAACGACTCGGAAGCGAGGGCCATATAGCTCTGGAAGTCCACGACAGTCCCAACAGCCGGGAGCGCTGGGCTCCAGGGGCCGTGTGTCGCTGGCGGAACATTCGTATAACCGAATTGTAG
- a CDS encoding 3-keto-disaccharide hydrolase yields the protein MFSSCPKCVYFRSLGLAAFLLGFGIQTVAFSDNAPPPGFRSLFDGETLEGWAPRARLPVPKYPGAPFKVDPNGEWMQNARKNVGKWSIVDGAIVGEQDPPASGVGAYLVSEEAFGDFELMVDMKPDWKTDTGFLIRTLPGGSPGLQILCDFRPQGGIGGFYGNGFAGIHGMSFAIDAAVDKDSKPVRVISADPEKGRGELREQTRSILTYAVDVEEFLKVWKVGEFNTFKVRCEGRIPTVTTWVNGLKIAALDMADLKWENYDAEAIAEMTGGKGHISLEVHNNGRNDPQGQERWWPGAQVRWKNIYIKEL from the coding sequence ATGTTTTCTTCTTGCCCTAAATGCGTCTATTTTAGATCGCTCGGTTTGGCTGCGTTTCTACTGGGGTTCGGCATTCAGACTGTCGCCTTTTCCGACAATGCGCCTCCACCCGGTTTCCGCAGCCTATTCGACGGAGAGACTTTGGAGGGTTGGGCGCCAAGGGCGCGATTGCCGGTTCCCAAATATCCGGGGGCGCCGTTTAAGGTCGATCCGAATGGCGAGTGGATGCAGAACGCTCGCAAGAACGTTGGAAAGTGGTCGATTGTCGACGGCGCAATCGTAGGCGAGCAGGATCCTCCGGCCAGCGGCGTCGGGGCATACTTGGTGTCGGAAGAGGCTTTTGGGGATTTCGAATTGATGGTGGACATGAAACCGGATTGGAAAACCGATACCGGTTTCCTCATACGGACATTGCCTGGAGGCAGTCCTGGATTGCAGATCTTGTGCGATTTTCGTCCCCAAGGCGGAATCGGCGGGTTCTATGGCAACGGATTTGCGGGAATTCATGGTATGTCGTTCGCCATCGATGCGGCTGTCGATAAGGACAGCAAGCCAGTTCGCGTCATTTCCGCTGACCCGGAAAAAGGGCGTGGGGAGCTCAGGGAACAGACGCGTTCGATTCTAACGTACGCGGTGGATGTAGAGGAATTCCTGAAGGTATGGAAAGTGGGGGAGTTTAATACCTTCAAAGTGCGTTGCGAAGGCCGTATCCCAACCGTAACTACATGGGTCAATGGCCTGAAAATTGCCGCACTCGATATGGCTGATCTCAAATGGGAAAATTACGACGCTGAAGCAATCGCGGAAATGACGGGGGGCAAGGGCCATATCTCGCTGGAGGTGCACAACAATGGGCGCAACGACCCGCAAGGCCAAGAACGCTGGTGGCCGGGTGCTCAGGTACGGTGGAAGAATATTTATATTAAGGAGCTATAA
- a CDS encoding arylsulfatase, producing MHDNRPLCPPILAASLVYFWTAGVLAQDHPAEDRFKGTIGRFAEVSNPDMLKKTRAPKNAPNVIYIVLDDCGFADLGCFGSTVSTPHIDSLAAGGLYFNNFHSKSVCSPTRASLLTGRNNHIVGMKELPGNDQGYPHTRGQVTSAAANIAQILRRNGYLTMLAGKWHLVPKPDMHDAADRTHWPLQKGFDRFHGFLSGWTDQYRPDLVIDNRNVKPPADFDYHFSEDIVDQSIDMVNSNTEFRPGSPFFLYLAFGAIHSPIQVPKRYINKYLGAFDHGWDVERELRFKRQLASGLIPQESKLPPRNPGDPAWSDLNQVEKTVFARFMEAYAGFLEHTDEQIGRLVAHLKQHALFDNTLIVLISDNGGAPEAGIEGNFEHPYNGNLTVEQMYQRLDELGSPSTQPQYQRPWAAVSGTPFQYYKLWPFNGGVRTPMVVSWPKRIKNIGLREQFIDVIDITPTVLDLLGIPVPDIFDGVAQIPLQGASLRKVFARRDAPSPRDTQFWELWGARSIYHKGWKAVAFHKNGAAFEDDHWELYDQNSDFTEHSNLADKHPERLKELQALWWKEAEKNNALPMLEAQRNRMKSYDQILIKNGLK from the coding sequence ATGCACGACAATCGTCCCCTTTGCCCTCCAATTTTAGCAGCTTCACTTGTGTATTTTTGGACAGCGGGCGTTTTGGCACAAGATCATCCTGCTGAGGATAGATTCAAGGGTACGATCGGCCGATTCGCTGAAGTTTCTAATCCAGATATGCTGAAAAAGACTCGAGCACCCAAAAATGCTCCGAATGTAATATATATCGTACTGGACGATTGCGGGTTTGCGGATCTGGGTTGCTTCGGATCAACAGTGTCTACACCCCACATCGACTCCCTTGCAGCGGGGGGTTTGTATTTCAATAATTTCCATTCCAAGTCGGTTTGTTCTCCAACTCGAGCCTCATTACTCACAGGACGTAATAATCACATCGTCGGTATGAAGGAACTACCGGGAAATGACCAAGGCTATCCGCACACTCGTGGCCAAGTGACGTCTGCGGCTGCAAATATCGCCCAAATTCTTAGACGAAACGGTTACCTGACGATGCTAGCAGGCAAGTGGCATCTCGTGCCTAAACCGGATATGCACGACGCAGCGGACAGGACGCATTGGCCTCTGCAGAAAGGTTTCGATCGATTTCATGGATTTCTTTCTGGTTGGACGGACCAATACCGACCGGACCTCGTAATCGACAATAGGAATGTCAAGCCTCCGGCAGATTTCGACTACCATTTTTCGGAGGATATAGTGGATCAATCGATCGACATGGTAAACTCCAATACAGAATTTCGGCCAGGCTCTCCATTTTTTCTTTATCTCGCATTCGGGGCAATCCATTCGCCCATCCAAGTTCCAAAGCGTTACATTAACAAATATTTGGGGGCTTTCGATCATGGTTGGGATGTCGAGCGAGAATTGCGCTTCAAGCGACAACTAGCCAGCGGCCTTATTCCACAAGAATCGAAACTGCCACCAAGGAATCCAGGCGATCCAGCTTGGTCGGATTTGAACCAGGTCGAGAAAACAGTATTCGCCCGCTTCATGGAGGCCTACGCGGGATTCCTAGAGCATACGGACGAACAGATCGGTAGACTTGTTGCTCATTTGAAGCAGCATGCTCTCTTCGACAACACGTTAATCGTTCTCATCTCGGATAATGGCGGAGCTCCAGAGGCCGGCATCGAAGGTAATTTTGAGCATCCTTACAACGGAAATCTGACTGTAGAGCAAATGTATCAACGTTTGGATGAATTGGGCTCTCCCAGCACGCAGCCTCAATATCAACGTCCCTGGGCCGCGGTGTCTGGGACTCCATTTCAGTACTACAAGCTCTGGCCATTCAACGGAGGGGTGCGCACGCCGATGGTAGTTTCATGGCCAAAACGAATTAAAAATATAGGGCTTCGTGAGCAGTTCATTGATGTTATTGATATCACGCCAACCGTTCTAGATTTATTGGGAATTCCCGTACCTGATATTTTCGATGGAGTCGCCCAAATTCCATTACAGGGAGCTAGTCTTCGAAAAGTATTTGCTCGCCGGGATGCTCCTTCTCCACGCGATACCCAATTCTGGGAACTGTGGGGCGCCCGCTCAATCTACCATAAGGGGTGGAAGGCTGTTGCTTTTCACAAAAACGGTGCAGCGTTCGAAGATGATCATTGGGAACTATACGACCAGAATTCGGATTTTACAGAGCACTCAAACCTAGCAGACAAGCATCCCGAAAGGCTTAAAGAACTCCAGGCCCTTTGGTGGAAAGAAGCCGAAAAAAATAACGCATTACCCATGTTAGAAGCCCAACGAAACCGCATGAAATCCTACGACCAAATTTTAATTAAAAACGGATTGAAGTAA
- a CDS encoding DUF1501 domain-containing protein: MTDISKHLRRIKRREFLRQGTLGIGSLALSHLLNRELRASSIQHQEPSHQHPGSRTHHTPKAKNVIFLHMVGGPSQMDTFDPKPELDKWDGRSLPSELTKGQKFAFISPEARAIKSPYSFAPRGKSGIVMSELFPHLANVADELSVIRSMKTNEINHGSGELFLHTGHGRFGRPTFGAWTSYGLGTENSNLPSYVVLKDKPPNSGPAGWGSGFLPSKHQGVLFRTGAKPLFYLDNPEGVTSSERGDVIDAIGVLNNHAFDRYQDPEIQTRIAQYELAYRMQTSVPELAGLDSEPDSILDMYGLDENGQGGDFAKNCLLARRLVERGVRFVQVFNKGWDHHANIYGALPWQAKAVDQSCAGLITDLKQRGLLDETLIIWGGEFGRTPMVQEHNAGTGEMTPPGRDHHKECFSIWMAGGGVKKGFTYGSTDEFGFGVTENEVHVHDFHATCLHLLGIDHERLTYRHQGRDFRLTDVHGHVVHDIIA; the protein is encoded by the coding sequence ATGACCGATATTTCTAAACACCTTCGACGCATCAAACGGAGAGAATTTCTGCGCCAAGGTACGTTGGGAATTGGATCTCTCGCTTTGTCGCACCTACTCAACCGCGAGCTACGAGCATCCAGCATCCAGCATCAAGAACCCAGTCACCAGCATCCGGGGTCCAGAACCCACCACACGCCCAAGGCGAAGAATGTTATTTTTCTGCACATGGTGGGTGGTCCTTCTCAGATGGATACATTCGATCCCAAGCCTGAGCTGGATAAGTGGGATGGAAGAAGCCTTCCTTCTGAGCTGACCAAAGGGCAGAAATTCGCCTTCATCAGTCCCGAAGCGCGGGCGATCAAGTCTCCCTACTCATTCGCTCCTCGCGGCAAGTCTGGCATCGTCATGTCGGAACTGTTTCCTCACCTAGCCAACGTCGCGGACGAACTTAGTGTGATCCGAAGCATGAAGACGAACGAGATCAATCACGGTTCGGGCGAACTCTTTCTCCACACTGGGCATGGTCGATTCGGACGCCCAACATTCGGGGCTTGGACTTCATATGGGCTGGGAACTGAAAACTCGAATCTTCCCTCCTATGTAGTACTTAAAGATAAGCCGCCTAATTCTGGGCCGGCAGGATGGGGAAGCGGATTCCTGCCATCTAAGCACCAAGGGGTTTTATTCCGTACGGGCGCTAAACCGCTATTCTATCTCGATAATCCCGAAGGGGTCACTTCTTCTGAACGGGGAGATGTTATCGATGCCATTGGCGTTTTAAACAACCACGCTTTCGATCGTTATCAGGATCCGGAAATTCAGACGCGTATTGCCCAGTACGAGTTAGCCTATCGGATGCAAACCTCCGTGCCCGAATTAGCAGGTTTGGACAGCGAGCCTGATAGCATTTTGGATATGTACGGCCTTGACGAGAATGGTCAGGGTGGCGATTTCGCCAAGAACTGCCTGCTTGCCCGGCGACTAGTCGAGCGAGGCGTGCGATTTGTCCAAGTCTTTAACAAAGGTTGGGATCACCATGCTAATATCTATGGCGCTTTGCCTTGGCAGGCTAAAGCGGTCGATCAATCTTGTGCGGGTCTAATCACCGATTTGAAGCAACGTGGGCTCCTCGATGAGACGCTTATCATTTGGGGAGGGGAATTTGGCAGAACGCCAATGGTGCAGGAGCACAATGCCGGGACGGGAGAAATGACCCCGCCTGGGCGCGACCATCACAAGGAATGCTTCAGTATCTGGATGGCCGGTGGCGGCGTGAAAAAAGGCTTTACCTATGGAAGTACGGACGAGTTCGGATTTGGCGTTACCGAAAATGAAGTGCACGTTCATGATTTCCACGCAACTTGTCTCCATCTTTTGGGGATTGATCACGAAAGGTTAACCTATCGCCATCAAGGTCGTGATTTCCGTCTGACCGATGTGCATGGTCACGTCGTGCACGACATCATAGCATAA